One stretch of Carassius carassius chromosome 18, fCarCar2.1, whole genome shotgun sequence DNA includes these proteins:
- the LOC132091705 gene encoding LOW QUALITY PROTEIN: myomegalin-like (The sequence of the model RefSeq protein was modified relative to this genomic sequence to represent the inferred CDS: substituted 1 base at 1 genomic stop codon), whose product MLDSKMKDVCRICARELYGNQRRWIFHPTAKLSLQVLLSYALGREMTRDGRGEFACSKCAFMLDRMYRFDTVIARVEALSIERMQKLLLEKDRLRQCIGGLYRKNNADDSGVDSGAADSSVFDFSRLAEAEYNALLQDDLAYSVYESWAEHGGTQEQVQDHQCLVHQCHAAADATLGPRPRKCKGCAALRVADSDYEAVCKVPRKVGRSTSCGPTTRYSNSVQDSAEETIPSTPPPDTEPDKNNQSRQPSDSEPVFVSPASSVESLDTAVDVTQESYPKTHPNTVQRESEEEQSAIKMPSSVCGIDMALSLLKSFEYHPLQSHRGSRIPVLLKRISTPMGSSYPLLQVPSIGIECPISPHLPYAPSSIQQELQLELAEMEELWLDDYVQCKPLGLQKRLIEEQQCQLAEYENAAGQCVQSLQTKIRDSEGSNKKLQQRLGDMESELRSLREAACGQERNIQTLSDSLNTKDCEITDLHQLIKEHKELLHSLTQQNNHYQLQLQQVSGVAPSRLQADLLDLQGSLFLAQLELQGLQRVQQHGQRREEDLAHANQRLQADLQRALQHHQEAEKHNQDLQAALEKARFEVQQMEEKWRNECKQREKEVKERKRTIRDLKTSLEHKKRLIEDYSEPVDSQKEHAGSRDNLIHKLKHRIQERDRALERAIDDKFMCMEQKEDEVRKLQLLLREKERDLEKLQCVLSNNEETIMSLELLLRGKSLELEQVCQAWHNVQNVQHEKEESHMRSLRERDTLISQLQTSLHTRTKEAKEMTAVLLSKVSVGSNEVAEELNSRLQLKEHLFQELLSDRSRQTQEHHSQVQDLLNTINARELYIRDSAGRVGQVVAEQTARLQELRRQLRSASPQSTEADTQTLQDELRLTLRREREAQNQLTALHVTLASHQDQLKTQASDIEALSRTLSIKEEIIKDLQMQLVDPSDLPLVEQLTQELQMLREKVEHQDPACSNHKQAILDPLVSMETGHGAKSHADFGGFISDDGEEDDEDCNSEFADCAEDEECSKLTARPLVSIQLLVEQKGAVERELMELKSQLEKAGRKPQNDGQKSTSDGQSNGQLVDAVGVEPNERDPVCGKMVRLKSDFEQVQQRAVTIAETSVQQDNKQIQVDIQDLGYETCGRSENEAEREETSSPEFDDLELCTSPSYHDGGSQWWSCPSSLNSGTTEHDVTYLQQLVEDLRHQLSQSQALIHSLKTQTRDHTSVSSLREVSWGLDNSEAQSTAEEDEGWQSSDGFGSLPRQPKQDRELQELVSRVTSLEEQLRKGKGHSEDGKAVNRPGKFDTLIXAQARELSHLRQRMREGRGVCHILTQTLGDTTKTFEELLRSNDIDYYMGQSFRDQLSQSISLAQRVSSKISGRDHSEVPDDKSGHELLAIRLSKELQQKDKLIEALRSKLGQQQPRLDTSTSSHALSVATDQSDRTSFVSDGHGSTNEDLELCSELDAASEYGQEEAARIATDSCDHRGPASLHSSNPPSITSSHSHQSFKTSPSMHCTPHRPMETQAQTGLSTVPLSSSISFSTSLHCPEMSSLPVFDPQTQPLRTCHHYGGRFSLAEVHQELQMLQRQLGNSYHGPQIKPLPAIPLGSLTQPDHNSLHPLSHHAYEQSPLRPGMYGDVSSGSSGYQYTGAELIKEHLREIRTLRRRLEDSIQTNDRLRQQLEERLASSDRNGAGGAPTNIYIQGLDSVSQLSNEIRSLKEENYALQNQHQQARTEGSKKMERLREAVLSGRGQLNQAELEADRWADQCRRLQAQNREQVPAVLQLKQEKQNSLDNSARLPHEVNVLQQQLNECQSLVHTLQCELQVYQRVCGTTESNTGSGLSLNFDLRERESNIHLLKQQLRERLDQSIPCPSARKQLFLDQSPSPPVRDKGFFSPASPAVEPDDLKSSVGGKILEVEAPDSSFACKTGHHIIAHVDDFSALQQQLLEGKAVIHNMEQVLQSSTGSPKLPEGYMKNLNTGTKTLKQILEETSSLLRIFWRASLPCTETTAQQLRKEQSLKKEVFTLRCKLSDQEQLLRDTMENLRTSSRIKDSMEQFIVNQLSRTRDVLKQARSNLEKNELKITSLGCTPLPSSFCSLLSTPSWSDRGEVSGASLQHASFLGWNFVTPHAQDQHKSVTASWLAQWSDRQVCCRTDSRVSPAVSLSL is encoded by the exons ATGTTGGATTCAAAGATGAAGGATGTGTGTCGCATCTGTGCAAGAGAGCTGTATGGTAACCAGCGCCGATGGATCTTCCACCCAACGGCCAAGCTGAGTCTGCAGGTGCTGCTGTCCTACGCATTGGGCAGGGAAATGACCCGAGATGGCAGGGGAGAGTTTGCTTGCAGCAAGTGTGCCTTCATGCTGGACCGAATGTACCGCTTCGATACTGTGATCGCCAGGGTGGAAGCATTGTCCATTGAAAGGATGCAGAAGCTCTTGTTGGAGAAAGACAGGCTTAGGCAGTGCATTGGTGGACTGTACCGCAAAAACAATGCAGATGACTCTGGAGTGGATAGCGGTGCTGCAGACTCTTCTGTATTTGACTTCTCTAGACTAGCTGAAGCTGAATACAACGCTCTATTACAGGATGATCTGGCATACTCTGTTTATGAGTCCTGGGCTGAGCATGGCGGCACTCAGGAGCAGGTTCAAGaccatcaatgccttgttcatcAGTGCCATGCGGCAGCAGATGCCACTTTAGGTCCACGTCCCAGGAAGTGCAAAGGGTGCGCTGCACTGCGAGTGGCAGATTCAGATTACGAGGCTGTCTGCAAGGTTCCCAGGAAAGTGGGTCGGAGCACTTCCTGCGGGCCCACCACACGTTACTCCAATAGTGTTCAGGACAGTGCTGAAGAAACCATCCCATCCACTCCTCCACCAGACACGGAACCTGACAAAAACAATCAATCTCGCCAACCCAGTGATTCAGAGCCTGTCTTTGTGAGTCCTGCCTCCTCTGTGGAGTCTTTGGACACTGCTGTAGATGTCACCCAAGAGTCTTATCCAAAAACCCATCCTAACACCGTGCAGAGAGAGTCTGAAGAGGAACAATCTGCCATCAAGATGCCTAGTTCTGTTTGTGGAATTGATATGGCCCTCAGCTTGCTTAAAAGCTTTGAATATCACCCTCTTCAGAGTCACAGAGGTAGTCGAATTCCTGTGCTCCTCAAACGTATATCTACACCCATGGGAAGTTCTTACCCTCTGCTACAGGTGCCTTCCATTGGGATAGAGTGTCCAATTTCTCCACATCTTCCATATGCTCCTTCCAGTATCCAGCAGGAGCTTCAGCTTGAGTTGGCAGAAATGGAAGAGCTGTGGTTGGATGATTATGTGCAGTGCAAGCCATTGGGCCTTCAGAAG AGGTTGATTGAGGAGCAGCAGTGTCAACTGGCAGAATATGAGAACGCAGCGGGTCAGTGTGTCCAGTCTCTCCAGACCAAGATCCGAGACAGCGAGGGCAGTAATAAG AAGTTACAGCAGAGGCTTGGGGACATGGAAAGTGAACTACGCTCTCTCAGAGAAGCAGCATGTggtcaggagagaaatatacagACCTTGAGTGACTCACTCAACACTAAAGACTGTGAG ATTACTGATCTCCACCAGCTCATTAAAGAGCATAAGGAACTTCTGCACTCTCTGACGCAACAGAACAACCATTACCAGCTTCAGCTGCAGCAG GTGTCTGGAGTGGCTCCGAGTCGTCTGCAGGCTGATCTGTTGGACCTCCAGGGCTCTCTGTTTTTAGCCCAGTTGGAGCTGCAGGGCCTTCAAAGAGTACAGCAACATGGCCAGAGGCGAGAAGAAGACCTGGCTCATGCAAACCAGCGCCTACAGGCTGACCTGCAGAGAGCCCTGCAACATCACCAGGAGGCAGAAAAGCACAACCAGGATCTACAGGCTGCTCTAGAGAAGGCTCGCTTTGAGGTACAACAAATGGAGGAGAAATGGAGAAACGAATGTAAACAGAGGGAGAAAGAGgttaaagagagaaagaggaccATTCGGGATCTGAAGACCTCACTAGAGCACAAAAAACGTCTGATAGAA GACTACAGTGAGCCAGTGGATAGTCAGAAAGAGCATGCTGGGAGTAGAGACAACCTCATCCACAAGCTAAAACATCGCATTCAGGAAAGAGACCGAGCACTGGag AGAGCGATAGATGATAAGTTCATGTGCATGGAACAGAAGGAAGACGAGGTGCGTAAACTGCAACTGctgctgagagagaaagagagagacctgGAGAAACTTCAGTGTGTGCTGTCCAACAATGAAGAAACAATCATG AGTCTGGAGTTGCTGCTTCGTGGGAAAAGTTTAGAGCTGGAGCAAGTTTGTCAGGCCTGGCACAATGTTCAGAACGTTCAGCATGAGAAAGAAGAGTCACACATGCGCAGCCTGAGAGAAAGGGACACTTTAATCAGTCAGCTGCAGACATCACTGCACACACGCACCAAAGAGGCGAAG GAGATGACTGCGGTTCTTCTCAGTAAAGTGTCAGTCGGGTCAAATGAGGTGGCTGAGGAGCTGAATTCTCGGCTTCAGCTCAAGGAACATTTGTTCCAGGAGCTGCTGTCGGACCGCAGCAGACAGACTCAAGAGCATCACTCTCAAGTCCAAGACCTGCTCAACACCATCAATGCAAGAGAGCTGTACATCAGG gattCTGCAGGGCGTGTGGGTCAGGTGGTAGCCGAACAGACCGCTCGATTGCAGGAGCTACGTAGGCAACTTCGATCGGCTAGCCCACAGTCAACTGAAGCAGACACACAAACTCTTCAGGATGAGCTCCGACTGACTCTCCGCAGAGAAAGAGAGGCCCAGAACCAGCTTACTGCCCTGCATGTCACCCTGGCATCCCACCAAGACCAACTCAAGACCCAGGCCTCAGATATAGAGGCTTTGAGCAGGACTTTGAGCATCAAAGAGGAAATCATCAAG GACTTGCAGATGCAGTTGGTGGATCCGTCAGATTTACCACTAGTAGAGCAACTGACCCAAGAGCTACAGATGCTGAGAGAGAAGGTGGAACATCAGGACCCTGCCTGCAGTAATCACAAG cagGCTATATTGGATCCACTGGTGTCCATGGAAACAGGACATGGGGCTAAATCTCATGCTGACTTTGGAG GATTTATATCAGATGATGGAGAGGAGGATGATGAAGACTGCAATAGTGAGTTTGCAGACTGTGCCGAAGACGAGGAGTGCTCCAAATTGACAGCTCGGCCTTTGGTCAGTATACAG CTGCTGGTGGAGCAGAAGGGGGCAGTAGAGAGAGAACTGATGGAGCTCAAGTCCCAGTTGGAAAAGGCTg GAAGAAAGCCTCAGAATGATGGACAGAAGAGCACGTCAGATGGACAGTCCAACGGACAGCTGGTGGATGCAGTTGGTGTAGAG CCCAATGAAAGGGATCCAGTGTGTGGCAAGATGGTGCGACTGAAGTCTGACTTTGAGCAGGTCCAGCAGAGagctgtcacgatcg cagaaacatcagtACAGCAGGACAATAAGCAGATCCAGGTGGACATCCAGGATCTGGGGTACGAGACATGTGGCCGCAGTGAGAATGAGGCAGAGAGAGAAGAGACCAGCAGCCCAG AGTTTGATGATCTGGAGCTGTGCACATCTCCCTCTTATCATGATGGGGGCTCTCAGTGGTGGAGTTGTCCCAGTTCACTGAACTCTGGGACGACTGAACATGATGTGACATACCTGCAGCAGCTGGTAGAGGACCTGCGTCATCAGCTCTCCCAATCTCAGGCTCTGATCCATAGCCTGAAGACCCAAACACGCGATCACACTTCAGTCAGCTCTCTTCGTGAGGTCAGCTGGGGCCTGGATAACTCTGAGGCACAGAGTACAGCTGAGGAGGACGAGGGCTGGCAGTCGTCTGATGGCTTCGGGTCTCTCCCCCGCCAGCCCAAGCAAGACCGAGAGCTGCAGGAGCTCGTCTCCCGTGTGACATCACTGGAGGAGCAGCTCAGGAAGGGCAAAGGTCATTCAGAAGATGGCAAAGCTGTGAATCGGCCGGG TAAGTTTGACACGCTGATCTAAGCACAGGCCCGTGAGCTTTCTCACCTGCGTCAGAGGATGCGGGAGGGCCGTGGCGTGTGCCATATTCTGACTCAGACCCTGGGAGACACCACCAAGACCTTTGAAGAGCTGCTGCGCTCTAATGACATTGATTACTACATGGGACAGAGCTTCAGAGACCAGCTCTCCCAGAGCATCTCACTCGCTCAGAGAGTCAGCTCCAAAATCAGCGGCC GGGATCACTCTGAAGTCCCAGATGACAAGTCAGGTCACGAGCTGCTCGCAATACG GCTAAGTAAGGAGCTACAACAGAAAGACAAGCTCATTGAGGCACTACGCTCCAAACTTGGCCAGCAACAACCACGATTGGATACGTCTACTAGCAGTCATGCCCTCTCTGTGGCTACAGACCAGTCAGACAGGACCTCTTTTGTGTCAGATGGCCATGGCTCAACCAATGAGGATCTAGAGCTGTGCTCCGAGCTAGACGCTGCCAGCGAATATGGCCAAGAGGAGGCAGCGAGAATTGCTACag ACTCGTGCGATCATAGAGGCCCAGCCTCATTACATTCATCCAATCCTCCATCTATCACTTCATCACACAGCCACCAGTCCTTCAAAACctctcccagcatgcactgcacaCCACATAGGCCAATGGAAACCCAAGCACAGACAG GCCTCTCTACTGTACCTCTGTCCAGCTCCATTTCCTTCTCCACTTCTCTCCACTGTCCTGAAATGTCTTCTCTGCCTGTGTTTGATCCTCAAACTCAACCCCTGAGAACCTGTCACCATTATGGTGGGAGGTTTTCCCTGGCAGAGGTTCACCAAGAGCTTCAAATGCTCCAGAGACAGCTTGGAAACA GCTACCATGGTCCTCAGATCAAACCCCTTCCTGCAATTCCACTGGGCTCCCTTACTCAGCCTGACCATAACAGCTTACACCCACTATCCCATCATGCCTATGAGCAGTCACCTTTAAGACCAGGCATGTATGGAGACGTGTCCTCTGGTTCCTCTGGGTATCAGTATACAG GTGCAGAATTGATAAAAGAACACTTAAGGGAGATTCGCACACTCCGGCGGCGTCTAGAAGACTCTATCCAGACCAATGACCGTCTGAGACAACAGCTGGAGGAGAGATTGGCCTCCTCTGACCGAAACGGAG CAGGGGGAGCGCCCACTAACATCTATATCCAAGGCCTTGATTCTGTCAGTCAACTGTCCAATGAGATTCGATCACTGAAAGAGGAAAATTATGCCTTGCAGAACCAGCACCAGCAGGCCAGGACAG AAGGCAGTAAAAAGATGGAGCGGCTGAGAGAGGCGGTTCTGTCTGGGCGTGGCCAGTTAAATCAGGCGGAGCTAGAAGCTGACAGGTGGGCGGATCAGTGCAGACGGCTGCAGGCTCAGAATAGAGAGCAGGTTCCGGCAGTACTGCAGCTCAAACAAGAGAAACAAAACAGCCTGGACAACAGCGCCAG GTTACCGCATGAAGTGAATGTTCTCCAGCAGCAGCTGAATGAGTGTCAGAGTCTAGTGCATACACTGCAGTGTGAACTACAGGTGTATCAGAGAGTCTGTGGCACTACTGAGAGCAACACGG GCTCAGGATTGAGTTTGAACTTTGACCTACGAGAGCGAGAGTCTAACATACATTTGTTGAAGCAGCAGTTGAGAGAAAGGCTGGACCAGAGTATTCCATGTCCCTCAGCCAGGAAACAGCTCTTTCTCG ACCAGTCACCATCTCCTCCTGTTCGAGATAAAGGGTTCTTCAGCCCTGCTTCACCAGCTGTGGAACCAGATGACCTAAAGTCTTCTGTTGGTGGTAAGA TTCTGGAGGTTGAGGCCCCTGACAGCTCCTTCGCCTGCAAGACTGGGCATCACATAATTGCTCACGTGGATGACTTCAGTGCCCTTCAGCAGCAGCTACTGGAAGGCAAGGCTGTTATCCACAACATGGAGCAGGTACTGCAGTCCAGCACAGGATCACCTAAACTACCAGAG GGTTATATGAAGAACCTTAACACTGGCACTAAAACACTGAAGCAGATTCTGGAGGAGACAAGCTCGCTCTTAAGAATATTCTGGAGGGCATCTCTGCCCTGCACTGAGACCACGGCCCAGCAGCTCAGAAAG GAGCAGTCTTTGAAAAAAGAGGTTTTCACTCTGAGGTGCAAGTTGTCTGATCAAGAGCAGCTGCTCAGGGACACGATGGAGAATCTGAGGACCTCCAGTCGCATTAAAGACAGCATGGAGCAATTTATCGTCAATCAAT TGTCAAGAACACGTGATGTGTTGAAACAAGCTCGCTCAAATCTAGAG